The sequence GCGCTACGACTATCGCGGCATCGGCCGCTCGGCGCCTCCCACACTGCGTGGCTTCGCCGCCAGCATGTCCACCTGGATCGATCAGGATGTCGAGGGCGTGACCCGCTGGGCCGCACAGCGCTGGCCAGAGTTGCCGCTTCTGGCAGTGGGCCACAGCATCGGTGGTCACGCCGTGGGCCTGAGTGACTCGAGCCGCCTGCTGAGTGCCGCGGCGCTGGTGGCCTCCCACGCAGGCTGCCTGCATTTCATCAAGCCGCTTGGCGAGCGCCTTCGGGTCACGGCCCTGCTCAAGGTGATCGGTCCACTGACATCGCGCACCCTGGGCTATGTGCCGGGGCGGCGACTCGGCATCGGCGAGAACCTGCCCCGCGGCGTCGCCCTTGAGTGGAGTCGCTGGACCAGCCTGCCACGCTACTTCTTCGATGATCCTTCCATGCAGGCCGAGCGCCGTTTCGCCAGAGTCACCCAGCCGTTGCTGGTATTGGGCTTTGACGATGACCCTTGGGCGACGGCCCCCGGCATTGATCTGCTGACCGGCTATTTCACGCAAGCCACATTGGAGCGCCATCAGATCGACCCACGCCAACACGCTACGGGGCCCATCGGGCATATGGGGTTCTTTCGCCGCCAGCATCGAGACAGCCACTGGCCGCTGATGATCGACTGGCTGGAACGCCAGGCAGCAGCCGCTCGGAAGGAATGAAGCCGCCAATGCGAGTTCCATGGCCGCAATACGCAAGACGGCAGCCCGAGGGCTGCCGCTGTCATGCTGTCGTCGTCATTCTGCCGTTGTCGTACTGTCGCTGTCTGTCTGCAAGACACCACATCAATCGGGCTGTCGGAATATCACGAACTCGTGCTCACATTGCGG comes from bacterium Scap17 and encodes:
- a CDS encoding alpha/beta fold hydrolase, whose translation is MTERLPDTCPATASALSTAPQNHDTAQHPARSNGEHEYEIAAADGYRLAASVHEPDLHRASVKGVVLLHPATGVPQSIYRAFAQALASRGFQVVRYDYRGIGRSAPPTLRGFAASMSTWIDQDVEGVTRWAAQRWPELPLLAVGHSIGGHAVGLSDSSRLLSAAALVASHAGCLHFIKPLGERLRVTALLKVIGPLTSRTLGYVPGRRLGIGENLPRGVALEWSRWTSLPRYFFDDPSMQAERRFARVTQPLLVLGFDDDPWATAPGIDLLTGYFTQATLERHQIDPRQHATGPIGHMGFFRRQHRDSHWPLMIDWLERQAAAARKE